One segment of Planctomycetota bacterium DNA contains the following:
- a CDS encoding ABC transporter ATP-binding protein/permease — MTKQPAQPKPAPSIRRLADLWTVLGRDRPLYAAAIVVQGLVAALQYVVPLVPQSVMDVVFGQSPRGAPPLSRKVTELLGGVDFLHAHLWVAGVVIAAAALCAAVLSVVRGRMTARASQASARRLRERVHSHLIRLPVPYFDKTESGDLLQRCTSDVDTVQNLLSNQIAEMGRSILLVLLAVPLMLAIDVSMAMVSLALVIPIVTFAVLYFRVVSRRFRHKDEAEGRLTARAQENITGIRVVRAFGRQRFEREEFRKRNQEHRDADIALFDAFSRFWSLSDVTCLAQMLLVLVAGLWRVAHGTLGAGEYFFFLFATNMYIWPIRMLGRMLADLGKALVALERLHEVLDTKVEEARPGEPMATERLPAGAVEFHDVSFSYLGGAQVLDKVSFTVGPNETVALMGPSGSGKSTIASLLQRFYEPTSGRITKGGTPLDTLDRRLIRARTASVLQPPFIYSRSVRDNVRLARADLTHEGVVSAAEDAAIHSSVERFQKGYDTVIGERGITLSGGQRQRLAIARALVRDADLMILDDALSAVDGETEQRILDAMRNRKGLPTVVIAHRLSTLAEADRIVVLERGRVTDQGTHEELIARPGLYRRLWDIQAELEAEEPAP, encoded by the coding sequence GTGACGAAGCAGCCCGCCCAGCCCAAACCCGCTCCATCCATCCGCCGACTCGCCGACCTCTGGACGGTCCTCGGCCGGGATCGGCCGCTCTACGCCGCGGCCATCGTGGTGCAGGGCCTGGTCGCCGCGCTGCAATATGTGGTGCCGCTGGTTCCCCAAAGCGTGATGGATGTGGTCTTCGGCCAAAGCCCGCGCGGTGCACCGCCCTTGAGCCGCAAGGTGACCGAGCTGCTGGGCGGCGTCGACTTTCTGCACGCGCACCTCTGGGTCGCGGGCGTGGTCATCGCCGCCGCCGCGCTCTGCGCCGCGGTGCTCAGCGTGGTGCGCGGCCGCATGACGGCGCGGGCCAGCCAAGCCAGCGCCCGCCGCCTGCGCGAGCGGGTGCATTCGCACCTGATCCGCCTGCCCGTTCCCTACTTTGACAAGACCGAAAGCGGCGACCTGCTGCAGCGCTGCACCAGCGACGTGGACACCGTGCAGAACCTGCTCTCCAACCAGATCGCCGAAATGGGTCGTTCCATTCTGCTGGTGCTGCTTGCGGTGCCGCTGATGCTGGCCATCGATGTCAGCATGGCGATGGTGAGCCTGGCGCTGGTGATCCCCATCGTGACCTTCGCGGTGCTTTATTTCCGCGTGGTGAGCCGGCGCTTCCGCCACAAGGACGAGGCCGAGGGTCGCCTGACCGCGCGGGCGCAGGAGAACATCACCGGCATCCGCGTGGTGCGGGCCTTCGGGCGGCAGCGTTTCGAGCGCGAGGAGTTCCGCAAGCGCAACCAGGAGCACCGCGACGCGGACATCGCGCTCTTTGACGCCTTCTCGCGCTTCTGGAGCCTCAGCGACGTGACATGCCTGGCCCAGATGCTGCTGGTGCTGGTCGCGGGATTGTGGCGCGTGGCCCACGGCACGCTGGGCGCCGGCGAATATTTCTTCTTCCTCTTCGCCACCAACATGTACATCTGGCCCATCCGCATGCTGGGGCGCATGCTGGCCGATCTGGGCAAGGCGCTGGTGGCGCTGGAGCGGCTGCACGAAGTGCTGGACACCAAGGTGGAAGAGGCGCGGCCCGGCGAGCCGATGGCCACCGAGCGACTGCCCGCCGGCGCGGTGGAGTTCCACGATGTGAGCTTCAGCTACCTGGGCGGTGCGCAGGTGCTGGACAAGGTGAGCTTCACCGTCGGGCCGAACGAGACCGTGGCGTTGATGGGTCCCTCGGGCAGCGGCAAGAGCACGATCGCATCGCTGCTGCAGCGCTTCTACGAGCCGACCTCCGGCCGCATCACCAAAGGGGGCACGCCGCTGGACACGCTCGATCGGCGCCTGATCCGCGCCCGCACCGCCAGCGTGCTGCAGCCGCCCTTCATCTACAGCCGCAGCGTGCGCGACAACGTGCGGCTGGCCCGCGCCGACCTCACCCACGAGGGCGTGGTCAGCGCCGCCGAGGACGCGGCCATCCACTCCAGCGTGGAGCGCTTCCAGAAGGGCTACGACACCGTCATCGGCGAGCGCGGCATCACCCTCAGCGGCGGGCAGCGGCAGCGCCTGGCGATCGCCCGCGCGCTGGTGCGCGACGCGGACCTGATGATCCTGGACGACGCGCTGAGCGCCGTCGACGGCGAGACCGAGCAGCGGATCCTGGACGCGATGCGCAATCGCAAGGGACTTCCCACGGTGGTCATCGCCCACCGGCTGAGCACGCTGGCCGAGGCCGATCGCATCGTGGTGTTGGAGCGCGGGCGGGTCACTGACCA